The Deltaproteobacteria bacterium HGW-Deltaproteobacteria-4 region CTTTCCGGCGGTGAACAGCAGATGCTCGCCATCGGCCGGGCGCTGATGAGCAAGCCGGAACTCCTCCTCCTCGACGAGCCGAGTCTCGGCATCGCCCCGATCCTGGTCAAGGCGATCTTCAAGCAGATCCGCGAGATCGCCGATGCCGGCGTCACCGTCCTTCTCGTCGAGCAGAACGCCAAGGCCGCCCTCAAACTCGCCGATCGTGGTTATGTCCTCGAAGTCGGCAAGATCGTCATGAGTGGTCCGGCGGCAGAGTTACTGGCGTCGGAAAAGATTCAGGAAGCGTACCTGGGAAAGCACAAGTAAGGCAGGGAGAAGATCATGGCTATCAAGGATATCCTCGTCCACATCGATGAACGCGAGTGCAGCGCCGCCCGCCTTGACCTCGCAATCCGTCTCGCCCAGGAGCACAATGCCCATCTTGCCGGCATCTTTGTCGAGCATCACTCCTTCTTCCCCTTCTGCGTCTCGACCACGGCCGATGCGCCGCTGGCGGCGCGCGAGCTCTTCGAAGCGGCGACAGCCAACGCCGGTCTCTCGACCGAGTGGATTCACGTCCCGGCCACCTCCGGTCTCGCTATCGCCGAGGCGGTTATCATTCATGCCTATTATCGCGATCTGCTGGTGATCGGTCAGCTTGACTACGAAGATCGCTGTTCCCTTCCCGACGATTTCCCCGACCGGGTGATTCTCGGTTGCGGCCGCCCGGTCCTGGTCGTCCCTTATGTCGGGGATTTTTCCGTTATCGGCCGGCGGATCATGGTCGCCTGGCGCAGCGGCCCGGAGTCGGCGCGCTCGATCAACGATGCCCTGCCTTTACTGCATCGGGCCGAAGCGGTGGCCGCAGTCTCCGCCCCGACGGGGCGCGGTGACGATCACATCCAGCCCCTCAGCGGCAACCTTGCCGAGCACCTGCTGCGGCACGGCATCAACGCCGAGAGTGGAACCCTCTATCCTGACGCTATCGGCGTCGGTGACCAGATTCTCAACTATGCCAGCGATCACGGTGCCGACCTCATCGTTCTCGGTGTCTATTCGCAGAGCCGTCGCGGCGGGCAGCTCTCCCTCGGTGAAGTCGGCCGCCATCTCCTGCGCTGCATGACCGTCCCGACCCTGCTGTCGCACTGAGGTAAAATTTTCCTGCCAAAAGGGGATGGATAGCCCATGAATCACACCACCGCTTCGTCAGCACTGCCGGGGATGAATCCGCGCATCCAGCGCCTGCGCCAGCTCAGTGTCACGACGGAACCGAGCCTCTCTATCGAGCGCGCTCTGCACGAAACCGCTTTCTACCGGGAGAACTATGGCAAGGATTCGATCCCGGTGCTGCGCGCCCGTAATTTTTTTGACCACTGCGAGAAGAAGACCCTTTATCTCGGCGCTGACGAACTGATCGTCGGCGAACGCGGCCCGGCTCCCAAGGCGGTGCCGACCTTCCCTGAGCTGACCTGCCACAGCGTCGAGGACTTCCGCGTCCTCAACAGCCGCGAGCAGCAACGCTACACCATCGCCGAAGCCGATATCGCCACCTATGCACGGGAAGTCATCCCCTACTGGCAGGGACGGACAATCCGCGAACGGATCTTCAGCCATGTGCCGGCGGAGTGGCGCGCTGCTTACGAGGCCGGCCTCTTTACCGAGTTTATGGAGCAGCGGGCGCCGGGGCACACCGCCCTCGACGGCAAGATCTACCGAAAGGGGATGCTCGATTTCAAGGCGGAGATCGCTGCGCAGATTGCCGACCTCGATTACCTGAACGATCCGGAAGCGACCGACCGCTTCGAGGAGCTCAAGGCGATGGAGATCTCCTGCGACGCGGTCATCCTCTTTGCCGGGCGCCACGCCGACCTCGCCGAATCTCTGGCGGCAGAAGAGAAGAACCCGCAACGCGCCGCTGAACTCCGCAAGATTGCCGCAGTCTGTCGCCGCGTCCCGGCGCATGCGCCGCAGACCTTCCACGAAGCGATCCAGATGTACTGGTTCGTCCATCTCGGCACCATCACTGAACTTAATGGCTGGGACGCCATGAATCCCGGTCATTTCGATCAGCACCTCGCCCCCTTCTACCAGCGGGAGATCGCTGCCGGGAGCTTGACTCGCGAAGCCGCCAAAGAGCTCCTGTGCTGCTTCTGGATCAAGGTCAACAACCACCCCGCCCCCCCCAAGGTCGGCATCACCGCCCGCGAAAGCGGCACCTACAACGACTTCACCAACATCAATATCGGCGGCGTCACCGCCGACGGCCGGGACGGGGTCAGCGACGTTTCCTACCTGATGCTCGAAGTCATCGAAGAGCTGCACATCCTTCAGCCGGGGAGTTCCGTCCATATCAGCGCCAGGACTCCCGACCGTTTTCTCCATGCCGCCTGTCGGGTGATCCGCCAGGGGCACGGTTACCCGTCGATCTTTAATCCCGATGTCTACATTGTCGAGCTGCTGCGCCAGGGGAAGGATCTGCGTGATGCGCGCGAAGGGGGGTGCAGCGGCTGCATCGAGGTCGGTGCCTTCGGTAAGGAGGCCTACGTCCTGACCGGCTACCTCAGTGTGCCGAAGATCCTGGAAATTACCCTCAACAACGGTATCGATCCGGTCTCCGGCCAAAGGGCCGGGATCGCCAGCGGTGACCCGCTGACCTTTGCCAGCTACGACGATCTTTACGCTGCTTTCCTGCGTCAACTCCACTTCATCGTCGACACCAAGGTGCGGGTCAGCAACTATATCGACCGCATGTTCGCCAAATATGCCCCGGCCCCCTTCCTCTCGGTCGTCATTGACGACTGCATCCGCAAGGGCAAGGATTACTACGACGGCGGGCCGCGCTACAACACCAACTATATCCAGTGCACCGGCCTCGCGACAATCACCGACAGTCTGGCCGCTCTCAAGAAGCACGTCTTTGAGGCGCAGACCTTCTCCCTGCAGCGTCTGCTTAGTGCCGTGGCCAGCAACTTCGCCAACGAAGAGTTTCTGCGGCAGACGCTGGTCAACAAGACCCCCTGCTTCGGCAACGACGACGATTATGCCGACGCCATCGCCGTGCAGGTCTACAACGATCTTCTCGCTGCCATCGACGGCCAGCCGAACGTCAAGGGGGAGAGTTTTCATCTCAATATGCTTTCGACCACCTGCCACATCTACTTCGGCAAGATGCTGGGGGCCACTCCCAACGGTCGTTTCGCCGGCAAGTCGATTTCGGATGGCACCTCGCCGTCGCACGGCGCCGACACCCACGGCCCGACGGCGGTGATCCGCTCCCTGACCAAGCTCGATCAGACCCTGTCCGGCGGGACTCTCCTCAATCAGCGCTTTTTGCCGGACCTGCTCAAGCGCGACGAAGACATCGTCCGGCTCGGCCAATTGGTGCGCAGCTACTTTACCCTTGGCGGCCACCATATCCAGTTCAACATCGTCGATACCGCTACCCTCAAGGCGGCGCAGGAGACACCGGAAGACTATAAGGATCTGCTGGTACGCATGGCCGGTTACAGTGACTATTTCAACGACATGAACGCCGATCTGCAGCAGGAAGTGATCGAGCGCACTGAAAACGAATCGTTCTGAGGATGGAATCGGGGCTGATCTTCGATATCAAGCGCTACTGTATCAACGACGGTCCGGGGATTCGTGCGACGATCTTCTTCAAAGGCTGCCCGCTCCACTGTCGCTGGTGTCACAACCCCGAGAGCATTGCTCCGCAGATCCAGAAGCTTCATGCCGCTGCCCGGTGCATCAGTTGCGACGTGTGTGTCAAGGGCTGTCCGGGTGGAGCCTGTGTCCTGAGCAGCGGGGGGATAGTCACTGACCCGGCGCTCTGCACCCTCTGCGGTCGCTGCGCCGCGGCCTGCCCGACCCTGGCGACACAGCTGTCGGGGCGGTCCTACCGCGTTGCCGAGCTCCTTGCCCTCCTCGAAAAGGAGCGCCACCTCTTTGACTCTTCCGGCGGCGGCGTCACTTGTTCCGGCGGCGAACCGCTGCTGCAGGCCCCCTTTTTGCGGGGGTTTCTTCGCGCCTGCGGCCGGCAGCAGATTCATCGCGCCGTCGATACCAGCGGCCTCGCCCCCTGGGAGGTCGTCGAAACGATCGCCGCTCACACCGACCTCTTTCTTTACGACCTGAAACTGATCAACTGCGAACGGCACCGCCGCTACACCGGCGTCGACAACACTCTGATCCTTGCCAACCTGCAACAGTTGGCGGTCATCGGCGCAGCAGTGCAGATCCGCCTCCCCCTCATCGGCGGCGTCAATCTTGACGACGACAACATCGAGGCGACCGCGCGTTTTGTCGCCGGACTGGCGGGAGAGAAGAAGGAAGTCAACCTCCTCCCTTTCCACGACGTGGCGCGGGGCAAGGATCTGAAGCTCGGTCAGGAACGCGACCTGACCGGGATGTACACGCCGACGACCGCCGACCTTGAAGGGGTGATCGCTATCTTTGCCGCCCACGGCCTGACCGCAACATTCGGGGGGTAGGAGCAGCGCCCTTGTCGCCGTCGCCCACTTTTTCCTGCAGCGAGTTCTTCTGACATGAACCCCATTGCGCCGGATTTGACCTTCCGCACCATTGCCCGCTTCTGGTATCCGCTCGCCGGCGCCTGGCTGCTGATGGCAGCGGAGGGACCGCTGATCGCGGCGATCATTGCCCGCATGGGCAATCCAGCTATCGATCTCGCCGCCTACGGGATCGCCTACGCGCTGGCTTTGGTCACAGAAGCGCCGATCCTGATGCTGATGAGCGCTTCGACCTCGCTGGTACGCGAAGGGGGGAGCTATCGCCAGTTGCGCAACTTCTCCCTCCTCCTTTGCTTCGGGGTCACTGCCCTGTTGCTGCTGCTGTGTCTCCCCCCGGTCTTCGACCGTCTGGCCCTCGGGCTGATCGGCCTGACTCCGGAGGTAGCGCAGCGGGCGCATGGTGCTCTCCTTCTCCTGCTCCCCTGGCCGGCGGCCATCGGCATGCGGCGTTTCTGGCACGGGATTCTTATTCGCAACGGCCAGACCCGCCGCGTCGTCATCGGTACCGCCCTGCGTTTTGCCAGTATGGCCGGCAGCGCCCTCCTCCTCTTTCACTTTTCGCCTTTTGACGGTGCCCGGATCGGCACTGCCGCTCTCTCCCTCGGGGTCGTGACCGAGGCGCTGGCGATCCGCTGCCTCGCCGCCACGGCGATCTCCAAGGTCTGTGCCTGCAGCGAGCCCCATCCGCACGGCACCATGAACTTTCGGGCCTTGAGTGCTTATTATTTTCCGCTGGCGATGACCCCGGTCCTCGCGCTGAGCGTGCAGCCGCTGATCACCTTCTTCTTGTGCCGCGCGCTCTTTCCCGTCGAGTCGCTGGCAGTGACGCCGGTGGTCAACTCGTTGACCTTTGTCTTTCGGGCTATCGGTCTTTCTTATCAGGAGGTAGCGCTGGCATTGATGGGGGAGCGTTTCAGCAACTACCGCAAGTTGCGGGATTTTGGCTGGATGCTCGGGGTCGGCGCGACCCTGCCCCTGCTGCTCATCGCCTTTACCCCGCTTTCGACCCTGTGGCTGGAAGAGGTCGCCGGTCTGCCGCCGGCTCTGGCTGCCTTTGCCGTGGCGCCTCTCTGTATTCAGGCCATCCTGCCGGCCCTGACGATGATTCAGGCGTTGCAGCGTACCGTCCTCCTGGAAGCGCGGGTGACGACGCCGATCTCGGTGGCAACCGCTCTGGAGGTCGCGGGGATCTTTTCCCTCCTATTCCTCCTGGTGCGCTTCGCCCCTTTCTCCGGGGCTGTCGCCGCCGGCATCGCTTTGGTCTGTGGACGGCTCTTCGGGATCTCCCTGCTGCTCCGGCCGCAGCGGCTTGTTTTGCAAGAACATCAGGGAAGGGTGAAATGATGGATACGAAGAGTGGTAATCGTGCCTGGATGATTCTGGCGGCGGGGGTTTTGTGGGGAACGACCGGCACCGCCCAGGCCCTGGCCCCGGCCGGGGCGCAGCCCCTCACCGTCGGCGCGCTGCGGCTGGCAATCGGCGGGCTCACCCTTTTGGCCCTTGCTCTGGGCCGGCGGGCCTTTGCCGGCAGCGGCAAATGGCCGCTGCGTTCGACCGTGGCGGCGGCGGTCTTTACCGCCCTTTATCAGCTGACCTTCTTTGCCGCGGTTGCCAAGACCGGCGTCGCGGTCGGCACCATTGTCGGCATCGGCAGT contains the following coding sequences:
- a CDS encoding universal stress protein, with product MAIKDILVHIDERECSAARLDLAIRLAQEHNAHLAGIFVEHHSFFPFCVSTTADAPLAARELFEAATANAGLSTEWIHVPATSGLAIAEAVIIHAYYRDLLVIGQLDYEDRCSLPDDFPDRVILGCGRPVLVVPYVGDFSVIGRRIMVAWRSGPESARSINDALPLLHRAEAVAAVSAPTGRGDDHIQPLSGNLAEHLLRHGINAESGTLYPDAIGVGDQILNYASDHGADLIVLGVYSQSRRGGQLSLGEVGRHLLRCMTVPTLLSH
- a CDS encoding formate C-acetyltransferase/glycerol dehydratase family glycyl radical enzyme, producing the protein MNHTTASSALPGMNPRIQRLRQLSVTTEPSLSIERALHETAFYRENYGKDSIPVLRARNFFDHCEKKTLYLGADELIVGERGPAPKAVPTFPELTCHSVEDFRVLNSREQQRYTIAEADIATYAREVIPYWQGRTIRERIFSHVPAEWRAAYEAGLFTEFMEQRAPGHTALDGKIYRKGMLDFKAEIAAQIADLDYLNDPEATDRFEELKAMEISCDAVILFAGRHADLAESLAAEEKNPQRAAELRKIAAVCRRVPAHAPQTFHEAIQMYWFVHLGTITELNGWDAMNPGHFDQHLAPFYQREIAAGSLTREAAKELLCCFWIKVNNHPAPPKVGITARESGTYNDFTNINIGGVTADGRDGVSDVSYLMLEVIEELHILQPGSSVHISARTPDRFLHAACRVIRQGHGYPSIFNPDVYIVELLRQGKDLRDAREGGCSGCIEVGAFGKEAYVLTGYLSVPKILEITLNNGIDPVSGQRAGIASGDPLTFASYDDLYAAFLRQLHFIVDTKVRVSNYIDRMFAKYAPAPFLSVVIDDCIRKGKDYYDGGPRYNTNYIQCTGLATITDSLAALKKHVFEAQTFSLQRLLSAVASNFANEEFLRQTLVNKTPCFGNDDDYADAIAVQVYNDLLAAIDGQPNVKGESFHLNMLSTTCHIYFGKMLGATPNGRFAGKSISDGTSPSHGADTHGPTAVIRSLTKLDQTLSGGTLLNQRFLPDLLKRDEDIVRLGQLVRSYFTLGGHHIQFNIVDTATLKAAQETPEDYKDLLVRMAGYSDYFNDMNADLQQEVIERTENESF
- a CDS encoding glycyl-radical enzyme activating protein — protein: MESGLIFDIKRYCINDGPGIRATIFFKGCPLHCRWCHNPESIAPQIQKLHAAARCISCDVCVKGCPGGACVLSSGGIVTDPALCTLCGRCAAACPTLATQLSGRSYRVAELLALLEKERHLFDSSGGGVTCSGGEPLLQAPFLRGFLRACGRQQIHRAVDTSGLAPWEVVETIAAHTDLFLYDLKLINCERHRRYTGVDNTLILANLQQLAVIGAAVQIRLPLIGGVNLDDDNIEATARFVAGLAGEKKEVNLLPFHDVARGKDLKLGQERDLTGMYTPTTADLEGVIAIFAAHGLTATFGG